The proteins below come from a single Saccharopolyspora sp. SCSIO 74807 genomic window:
- a CDS encoding sugar ABC transporter substrate-binding protein produces the protein MPMRLGRRWWALVALFASVLLTAGCTGAGAIGSGDGRRVLRVAVVSNPQMEDMQELAGEFERLHPELRLRFISLPENQARDKITQSVATGSGQFDVVMVSNYETPIWAANGWLHDLEPRMDATAGYDKDDFIPSIRDSLSYRGHMYAAPFYGETALLNYRKDLFAQAGLRMPENPTWQQVRDMAAKLDQGEGGRAGICLRGLPGWGEVMAPLNTMINSFGGRWFDPQFNAQLTSPQVRDAAHFYTDLVRDYGEPGASSTGFSECLTEFGQGNAAMMFDSTSSAGTLEDPQESNVPGKVGYANAPTGPGGKRASWLYTWSLAVPKTAERPDDAWNFISWATSKQYLKTVGERLGWQNLPPGSRRSTYQMPQYQQAAAAFAQPTLRGISQADQTRPSSQPTPYQGLQFVRIPEFVDLGTRVSQQMSAAIAGSKSVDEALEQSQGYAETVGESYRP, from the coding sequence ATGCCGATGCGACTCGGCAGGAGATGGTGGGCGCTGGTCGCCCTGTTCGCGTCAGTGCTGCTCACCGCCGGTTGCACGGGGGCGGGCGCGATCGGTTCCGGCGACGGGCGCCGGGTGCTGCGGGTGGCGGTGGTGTCCAACCCGCAGATGGAGGACATGCAGGAGCTCGCCGGGGAGTTCGAGCGCCTGCACCCGGAGCTGCGGCTGCGGTTCATCTCGCTGCCGGAGAACCAGGCACGCGACAAGATCACCCAGTCGGTGGCCACCGGCAGCGGCCAGTTCGACGTCGTCATGGTCAGCAACTACGAGACGCCGATCTGGGCGGCCAACGGCTGGCTGCACGACCTGGAGCCGCGAATGGACGCGACTGCGGGCTACGACAAGGACGACTTCATCCCGTCCATCCGGGACTCGCTGTCTTACCGGGGGCACATGTACGCGGCCCCGTTCTACGGCGAGACGGCGCTGCTGAACTACCGCAAGGACCTGTTCGCCCAAGCCGGGCTGAGGATGCCGGAGAATCCGACCTGGCAGCAGGTCCGCGACATGGCGGCCAAGCTCGATCAGGGCGAAGGCGGGCGCGCCGGGATCTGCCTGCGCGGGCTGCCCGGCTGGGGCGAGGTGATGGCCCCGCTGAACACCATGATCAACTCCTTCGGCGGTCGCTGGTTCGACCCGCAGTTCAACGCCCAGCTGACCTCGCCGCAGGTGCGCGATGCGGCGCACTTCTACACCGACCTGGTGCGCGACTACGGCGAGCCCGGCGCGTCCAGCACCGGCTTCTCCGAATGCCTCACCGAGTTCGGCCAGGGCAACGCGGCGATGATGTTCGACTCGACGTCGTCGGCGGGCACCTTGGAGGACCCGCAGGAGAGCAACGTGCCCGGCAAGGTCGGCTACGCCAACGCCCCCACCGGCCCCGGCGGCAAGCGGGCGAGCTGGCTCTACACCTGGTCGCTGGCGGTCCCGAAGACGGCCGAACGACCCGACGACGCCTGGAACTTCATCTCCTGGGCGACGTCGAAGCAGTACCTCAAGACCGTCGGTGAACGCCTCGGCTGGCAGAACCTGCCGCCCGGCAGCCGCCGCTCGACCTACCAGATGCCGCAGTACCAGCAGGCCGCGGCCGCCTTCGCGCAGCCGACGCTGCGCGGCATCAGCCAGGCCGACCAGACCCGGCCGAGCTCGCAGCCCACGCCGTACCAGGGCTTGCAGTTCGTGCGCATCCCCGAGTTCGTCGACCTGGGCACCCGCGTGAGCCAGCAGATGTCCGCGGCCATCGCCGGGAGCAAGTCCGTGGACGAAGCGCTGGAGCAATCCCAGGGCTACGCCGAGACCGTGGGGGAGAGCTACCGGCCATGA
- a CDS encoding carbohydrate ABC transporter permease produces MTTAEPTAAKGITLGRKEKWARRGPLLPALIFTIIITQAPFLATIFYSLHSWNLLRPGSWGFIGLSNYVDVFTDSEFYTAALNTIIVTVGCVLVSLALGVGLALLLDRPFFGRGVVRTMLITPFLIMPVASALLWKTSMLNPTYGLVDAVLGPIGLGGIDWVGEHPMVSVLAALVWRWTPFMMLIVLAGLQSQPRDVLEAARMDGASGWQTFRFMTLPFLRRYIQLAGLLGSIYVVNTFDEIFMMTQGGPGIATTNLPYYLYQRVFQGFDVGQAAALGVVVVVLTIIVATFALRAIFTAISGKEAAE; encoded by the coding sequence ATGACCACTGCTGAACCGACCGCGGCGAAGGGGATCACCCTCGGCCGCAAGGAGAAGTGGGCGCGCCGCGGACCGCTGCTGCCCGCGCTGATCTTCACCATCATCATCACGCAGGCCCCGTTCCTGGCGACGATCTTCTACTCGCTGCACTCGTGGAACCTGCTGCGCCCCGGCTCGTGGGGCTTCATCGGGCTGTCCAACTACGTCGACGTGTTCACCGACAGCGAGTTCTACACCGCCGCGCTGAACACGATCATCGTGACCGTGGGCTGCGTGCTGGTTTCGCTGGCCCTCGGGGTCGGGCTCGCGCTGCTGCTGGACCGGCCGTTCTTCGGTCGCGGCGTGGTGCGCACCATGCTGATCACGCCGTTCCTGATCATGCCGGTGGCTTCCGCGCTGCTGTGGAAGACCAGCATGTTGAACCCGACCTACGGGCTGGTGGACGCCGTGCTCGGGCCGATCGGGCTCGGCGGCATCGACTGGGTCGGCGAGCACCCGATGGTCTCGGTGCTGGCCGCGCTGGTGTGGCGGTGGACGCCGTTCATGATGCTGATCGTGCTCGCCGGGCTGCAGAGCCAGCCGCGGGACGTGCTCGAGGCCGCGCGGATGGACGGCGCCAGCGGCTGGCAGACGTTCCGGTTCATGACGCTGCCGTTCCTGCGCCGCTACATCCAGCTGGCCGGGCTGCTGGGTTCGATCTACGTGGTGAACACCTTCGACGAGATCTTCATGATGACCCAGGGCGGTCCGGGCATCGCCACCACCAACCTGCCGTACTACCTCTACCAGCGGGTCTTCCAGGGCTTCGACGTCGGTCAGGCCGCCGCGCTCGGTGTCGTCGTGGTGGTGCTGACGATCATCGTCGCGACCTTCGCGCTGCGCGCGATCTTCACCGCCATTTCCGGCAAGGAGGCTGCGGAATGA
- a CDS encoding carbohydrate ABC transporter permease, with translation MKRRSAGGAALTVLAWALGILFVFPVFWMVLTSFKQEGDAYTDDPKFLFAPTLDQYKLVFDGGLGPYLVNSLIATVISCLLVVALAVPAAYALSIRPVKGTKDALFFFISTKMLPVVAAIVPIFVAAQQLHLLDNVWALVLLYSGMNLPIAVWMMRSFFQEVPSEVLEAAKVDGAGLRTELTKVLLPMVAPGIAATALICAIFAWNEFFFAVNLTAINAPTVPVFLVGFITSEGLYWARLSAAATLAVLPVVIVGWIAQRQLVRGLSMGALK, from the coding sequence ATGAAACGCCGATCGGCCGGAGGGGCCGCGCTGACGGTCCTCGCGTGGGCGCTGGGGATCCTGTTCGTGTTCCCGGTGTTCTGGATGGTGCTCACCTCGTTCAAGCAGGAGGGCGACGCCTACACCGACGATCCGAAGTTCTTGTTCGCCCCCACCCTCGACCAGTACAAGCTGGTCTTCGACGGCGGGCTCGGGCCGTACCTGGTGAACTCGCTGATCGCCACGGTGATCTCGTGCCTGCTGGTGGTGGCGCTGGCCGTGCCCGCGGCCTACGCGCTGTCCATCCGGCCGGTGAAGGGCACCAAGGACGCGTTGTTCTTCTTCATCTCCACCAAGATGCTGCCGGTCGTCGCGGCGATCGTGCCGATCTTCGTGGCCGCTCAGCAGCTACACCTGCTGGACAACGTGTGGGCGCTGGTGCTGCTGTACTCCGGCATGAACCTGCCCATCGCGGTGTGGATGATGCGCTCGTTCTTCCAGGAAGTGCCCAGCGAAGTGCTGGAGGCCGCGAAGGTCGACGGCGCCGGGCTGCGCACCGAGCTCACCAAGGTGCTGCTGCCGATGGTGGCCCCCGGCATCGCCGCGACCGCGCTGATCTGCGCGATCTTCGCGTGGAACGAGTTCTTCTTCGCGGTGAACCTCACCGCGATCAACGCGCCGACGGTGCCGGTGTTCCTGGTCGGGTTCATCACCAGCGAGGGCCTGTACTGGGCGCGGCTGTCGGCGGCGGCGACGCTGGCGGTGCTGCCGGTGGTCATCGTCGGTTGGATCGCGCAGCGGCAGCTGGTGCGCGGCCTGTCCATGGGCGCGCTGAAATGA
- a CDS encoding zinc-dependent alcohol dehydrogenase family protein, with translation MRAVVVEGPGQPTVTEVPDPAPGPNDVVVAVDACGLCGTDLHLVDGELPVVSYPITPGHELAGRVVAAGGEVTRLAEGDLVAVEPSLPCGECRYCRAGKGNLCEPWRAVGITSPGGAAEYVQVQAKKCYPLPAGTPATSAALIEPLSCAVHGLDKVPHDLTDEVLVYGAGTMGLLLAQLLKRAGVRSLSMVDRRQDRLTVAESMGADAVATEAEQLGNPDGWDLVVDATGVIAAIEDGLTRVRKAGTFLQFGVADAKASAQFSPFRVYNEEITIVGSMAVHNSFDRARDLLVAGAVDAGSLVTTTAGLADYSTALEEFRSGTGLKTQVLPSA, from the coding sequence ATGCGTGCGGTCGTCGTGGAAGGTCCCGGTCAGCCGACCGTGACCGAGGTGCCGGATCCGGCACCGGGGCCCAACGATGTCGTGGTGGCGGTGGACGCCTGCGGCCTGTGCGGAACCGATCTGCACCTGGTCGACGGGGAACTGCCGGTGGTGAGCTACCCGATCACGCCCGGTCATGAGCTGGCCGGGCGCGTGGTGGCCGCGGGCGGCGAGGTCACCAGGCTCGCCGAGGGCGACCTGGTGGCGGTCGAGCCGTCGCTGCCGTGCGGGGAATGCCGGTACTGCCGGGCGGGCAAGGGCAACCTGTGCGAGCCGTGGCGGGCGGTGGGCATCACCTCGCCGGGGGGCGCGGCCGAGTACGTGCAGGTGCAGGCCAAGAAGTGCTACCCGCTGCCGGCGGGCACTCCGGCGACCTCGGCGGCGCTGATCGAGCCGCTGTCCTGCGCGGTGCACGGGCTGGACAAGGTTCCGCACGACCTCACCGACGAGGTGCTCGTCTACGGCGCGGGCACGATGGGGCTGCTGCTGGCGCAGCTGCTCAAGCGGGCCGGGGTGCGGTCGCTGTCCATGGTGGACCGCAGGCAGGACCGGCTGACCGTGGCCGAGTCGATGGGCGCCGACGCGGTGGCCACCGAAGCGGAGCAGCTGGGCAACCCGGACGGCTGGGACCTGGTCGTGGACGCCACCGGTGTGATCGCCGCGATCGAGGACGGGCTCACGCGGGTTCGCAAGGCAGGCACGTTCCTGCAGTTCGGCGTGGCCGATGCGAAGGCGAGCGCGCAGTTCTCCCCGTTCCGGGTCTACAACGAGGAGATCACCATCGTCGGGTCGATGGCCGTGCACAACAGCTTCGACCGCGCGCGGGATCTGCTGGTGGCCGGGGCGGTCGATGCCGGTTCGCTGGTCACCACGACCGCCGGGCTGGCGGACTACTCGACCGCGTTGGAGGAGTTCCGCTCCGGAACCGGGCTCAAGACGCAGGTGCTGCCCTCGGCGTGA
- the mptB gene encoding polyprenol phosphomannose-dependent alpha 1,6 mannosyltransferase MptB has product MPSSPPTRAGTADEPSTGAPGAAPRDPSGDRRTGGAGHADASTRRLPVRTVLLGALGSLLLLAGSFGGAGVLVHDPVLSSGPLSAMRYGHGRDMALAVLYSGFGVLVWAWVRLGRGVLAGLVGSRGVLLATAAWIAPMLIAPPLFTRDVYSYLGQGLLALHGMDPYGVGPSALIGPIPDNVHPTWQTTPAPYGPLFMGIAKGVILLAGEGMISSVIVMRLVLLCGLAMLIFALPGLVAELGGRLPVALWLVAASPMTVVHLVGGPHNDMLMIGLLALGVLLALRGRRAAGVALLTLAMSIKATAGVALPFLVWIWAARLPGNRRQRLVRAGAASVAVFVPVFAATMALAKVGFGWLPALSAPGMIVNYLSAPTGLGQAVHGVVAMFAEVDRGPFVETGRTLGSLVLAALLARLWWRARDGGTNAVRCAALALLAAAALSPVVLPWYLTWGLALGCALPWSPRALSYVVGASVALVLAYYPDGEQAMYNLPFVAVGVGAALLAALSLQRFDPLGLSRCRTVPGGRAGPPGRGDRAAADHAEGSTCVLSPVPERNSSNAVE; this is encoded by the coding sequence ATGCCCTCGAGCCCTCCGACCCGAGCGGGCACCGCGGACGAGCCCAGCACGGGTGCGCCGGGTGCCGCACCCCGAGATCCCTCCGGTGATCGACGCACCGGCGGCGCCGGGCACGCGGATGCGAGCACTCGACGGTTACCGGTGCGCACGGTGCTGCTGGGGGCGCTCGGTTCGTTGTTGCTGCTGGCAGGATCGTTCGGCGGTGCCGGGGTGCTGGTGCACGATCCGGTGCTCAGCTCCGGGCCGCTCTCGGCGATGCGCTACGGGCACGGCCGGGACATGGCGCTGGCCGTCCTCTACAGCGGTTTCGGCGTGCTGGTGTGGGCGTGGGTGCGGCTGGGGCGCGGAGTGCTCGCGGGACTGGTCGGTTCGCGCGGAGTGCTGCTGGCGACCGCAGCGTGGATCGCGCCGATGCTCATCGCGCCGCCGCTGTTCACCAGGGACGTCTACAGCTACCTCGGCCAGGGTTTGCTGGCGCTGCACGGCATGGACCCCTACGGCGTGGGGCCTTCGGCGCTGATCGGTCCGATCCCGGACAACGTGCACCCCACCTGGCAGACCACACCGGCGCCGTACGGACCGCTGTTCATGGGCATCGCCAAGGGCGTCATCCTGCTCGCGGGCGAAGGCATGATCTCCAGCGTCATCGTGATGCGGCTGGTGCTGCTGTGCGGCCTGGCGATGTTGATCTTCGCGTTGCCCGGGTTGGTGGCCGAGCTCGGGGGGAGGCTGCCGGTCGCGCTGTGGCTCGTGGCGGCCAGCCCGATGACGGTGGTGCACCTGGTCGGCGGCCCGCACAACGACATGCTGATGATCGGACTGCTGGCGCTGGGCGTGCTGCTGGCGCTGCGCGGGCGGCGCGCCGCAGGCGTTGCGCTGCTGACGTTGGCGATGTCGATCAAGGCGACGGCCGGTGTGGCGTTGCCGTTCCTGGTGTGGATCTGGGCGGCGCGGCTGCCGGGGAATCGCAGGCAGCGCTTGGTGCGGGCCGGTGCGGCTTCGGTCGCGGTGTTCGTGCCGGTGTTCGCCGCGACGATGGCGCTGGCCAAGGTCGGTTTCGGGTGGCTGCCCGCGCTGTCGGCACCCGGCATGATCGTGAACTACCTGTCCGCACCGACCGGGCTGGGCCAGGCCGTGCACGGCGTCGTCGCGATGTTCGCCGAGGTGGACCGGGGACCGTTCGTCGAGACCGGGCGCACGCTGGGTTCGCTGGTGCTGGCGGCGCTGCTGGCCCGGTTGTGGTGGCGGGCCCGCGACGGCGGCACGAACGCGGTCCGCTGCGCCGCGCTCGCGCTGCTGGCCGCGGCCGCGCTCTCACCCGTGGTGCTTCCGTGGTACTTGACCTGGGGTTTGGCGTTGGGCTGCGCATTGCCGTGGAGCCCGCGTGCGCTGTCGTACGTGGTGGGGGCGTCGGTGGCGCTGGTGCTGGCCTACTACCCGGACGGCGAGCAGGCGATGTACAACTTGCCGTTCGTGGCGGTCGGTGTGGGTGCGGCCTTGCTCGCGGCGCTGTCGCTGCAGCGGTTCGACCCGCTCGGGCTCAGCCGGTGCCGGACTGTGCCGGGCGGGCGCGCCGGGCCGCCCGGCCGCGGGGACCGGGCGGCGGCAGATCACGCCGAGGGCAGCACCTGCGTCTTGAGCCCGGTTCCGGAGCGGAACTCCTCCAACGCGGTCGAGTAG
- the pknB gene encoding Stk1 family PASTA domain-containing Ser/Thr kinase, which translates to MTPGTRPERGSELLGAMLERRYRVDSVIAHGGMSVVYRGLDTRLDRPVALKVMDSHYSANPSFVHRFELEARSAAKLHHPDVVAVYDQGVDHEIDGDHVYLVMQLVEGCTLRDLLQDRGALPLPLAVSVLRPALSALAAAHREGMVHRDIKPENVLIGLDGSVKVADFGLVRATASAGTTTGNVILGTVAYLSPEAVTTGDADARTDVYSAGVVLYELLTGQPPYTGDTALSVAYSHVNSDVPPPGELAPELPPAIDDLVLRATRRDPAGRPPDAAAFLAELDRISSELGLAQVPVPVPSSQQRTQQMAAEDGPGDGGPPTDRIAPITEASVPDPAFPVPHAAAQDAGPRGTRALARPSDEEQTSELAAIGPSPAERHEARRRRGGRAFALWTLTILVIAGLLGGTAWWLGNGRYIQVPRVTGETEQVATQVLRGADLTAEVTRQLDDNAPAGTVISSTPEQGARILSGDSVQLVVSLGKPKVPEIAAGTGLEQAQSAVREAKLRPVHDTSADEYHPSIPEGSVIRVDPAAGTQLPISSEVRLVVSKGPQPVQVPDVTGAGKDEAFAALQAAGFEPYEAGKQFDPNVEADHVITTDPSAGTTVELSGKPRIGVVVSNAVTVPDLNGTQAEQAQQQLASMGLQLQVQSFFQRPNALILGQFPLAGSKVEPGSTVRATAL; encoded by the coding sequence ATGACTCCTGGAACACGACCCGAGCGCGGCTCCGAGCTGCTCGGGGCCATGCTGGAGCGCCGCTACCGGGTCGACTCGGTCATCGCGCACGGCGGCATGTCGGTGGTCTACCGCGGGCTGGACACCCGGCTGGACCGGCCGGTGGCGCTGAAGGTGATGGACTCGCACTACTCGGCGAACCCGTCGTTCGTGCACCGCTTCGAGCTGGAGGCCCGCTCGGCGGCCAAGCTGCACCACCCCGACGTCGTCGCCGTCTACGACCAGGGCGTGGACCACGAGATCGACGGCGACCACGTCTACCTGGTGATGCAGCTGGTGGAGGGCTGCACGCTGCGGGACCTGCTGCAGGACCGCGGCGCCCTGCCGCTGCCGCTGGCGGTGAGCGTGCTGCGCCCGGCGCTGTCGGCGCTGGCCGCCGCGCACCGCGAGGGCATGGTGCACCGCGACATCAAGCCGGAGAACGTGCTGATCGGGCTGGACGGCTCGGTCAAGGTCGCCGACTTCGGGCTGGTGCGGGCGACCGCTTCGGCGGGCACCACCACGGGCAACGTCATCCTCGGCACCGTGGCCTACCTGTCTCCGGAGGCGGTCACCACCGGCGACGCCGACGCGCGCACCGACGTGTATTCGGCCGGGGTCGTGCTCTACGAGCTGCTCACCGGCCAGCCGCCGTACACCGGCGACACCGCGCTTTCGGTGGCCTACAGCCACGTGAACTCCGACGTCCCGCCGCCCGGTGAGCTGGCGCCGGAGCTGCCGCCCGCGATCGACGACCTGGTGCTGCGCGCGACCAGGAGGGACCCGGCGGGCCGCCCGCCGGACGCCGCTGCGTTCCTGGCCGAGCTGGACCGGATCAGCTCCGAGCTGGGGCTGGCGCAGGTCCCGGTCCCGGTGCCTAGTTCGCAGCAGCGCACGCAGCAGATGGCGGCCGAGGACGGTCCGGGTGACGGCGGCCCGCCGACCGACCGGATCGCGCCGATCACCGAGGCGTCCGTGCCGGACCCGGCGTTCCCGGTTCCGCACGCGGCCGCCCAGGACGCCGGTCCGCGCGGCACGCGCGCGCTGGCGCGCCCGTCCGACGAGGAACAGACCAGCGAACTCGCCGCGATCGGCCCGTCACCCGCCGAACGGCACGAAGCCCGCAGGCGCCGGGGCGGCCGGGCGTTCGCGCTGTGGACGCTGACGATCCTGGTGATCGCCGGGCTGCTCGGCGGCACGGCGTGGTGGCTCGGCAACGGCCGCTACATCCAGGTGCCGCGGGTGACCGGTGAGACCGAGCAGGTCGCGACGCAGGTGCTGCGCGGCGCCGACCTCACCGCCGAAGTCACGCGGCAGCTGGACGACAACGCCCCGGCGGGCACGGTGATCAGCTCCACGCCGGAGCAGGGCGCCCGGATCCTCAGCGGCGACTCGGTGCAACTGGTGGTCTCGCTCGGGAAGCCGAAGGTGCCGGAGATCGCCGCAGGCACCGGGCTGGAGCAGGCGCAGAGCGCGGTGCGCGAGGCCAAGCTGCGGCCGGTGCACGACACCTCGGCCGACGAGTACCACCCGTCGATCCCCGAGGGCTCGGTGATCCGCGTCGACCCCGCCGCGGGCACCCAGCTGCCCATCAGCTCCGAGGTGCGGCTGGTGGTGAGCAAGGGGCCGCAGCCGGTGCAGGTGCCGGACGTGACCGGCGCGGGCAAGGACGAAGCGTTCGCCGCGCTGCAAGCCGCGGGCTTCGAGCCGTACGAGGCGGGCAAGCAGTTCGACCCGAACGTGGAAGCCGACCACGTGATCACCACCGACCCGTCCGCGGGCACGACCGTGGAACTGTCCGGCAAGCCGCGGATCGGCGTGGTCGTCTCGAACGCGGTGACCGTGCCCGACCTCAACGGCACGCAGGCCGAACAGGCCCAGCAGCAGCTGGCGTCGATGGGCCTGCAGTTGCAGGTGCAGTCGTTCTTCCAACGCCCGAACGCGCTGATCCTGGGCCAGTTCCCGCTGGCGGGCAGCAAGGTCGAACCGGGCTCCACGGTGCGCGCGACCGCGCTGTGA
- a CDS encoding Rv2175c family DNA-binding protein, with protein sequence MSAIPAAPDVLAPDVEMTPLPDVAERLGLPETRVHQMIRDGHLLAMRREGVLGVPEAFLAETAVVKGLGGTITLLRDAGYNEDEILRWLFTADDTLPGTPIDSLRGDRGREVKRRAQAMGF encoded by the coding sequence GTGAGTGCTATCCCTGCTGCCCCGGATGTGCTTGCTCCCGATGTGGAGATGACCCCGCTGCCCGATGTCGCAGAGCGACTGGGGCTGCCGGAGACCCGGGTGCACCAAATGATCCGTGACGGACACCTGCTCGCCATGCGCCGCGAAGGCGTGCTCGGCGTGCCGGAGGCGTTCCTCGCCGAAACCGCGGTCGTGAAGGGGCTGGGTGGAACGATCACCCTGCTCCGCGACGCCGGCTACAACGAGGACGAGATTCTGCGCTGGCTGTTCACCGCCGACGACACGTTGCCGGGAACCCCGATCGACTCGTTGCGCGGTGATCGGGGGCGCGAGGTCAAGCGGAGGGCGCAGGCGATGGGCTTCTAG
- a CDS encoding VanZ family protein: protein MRPIATVWQALVPAASFYLVLAVVGTVFAVIMRSRRFTVVPALFVSVADAVLLYSVFLVGFLVAAPQPAAGVEVRVVPGNDLGVALQASPGDVLPWLQLLGNLLLLAPFGALAPVRFAGFGGWGRVLAGALAVTCGIEFLQYTVLTGRVVSADDVLLNTAGAVLGAVLTRPWWGELPRALAAARPEMRSRPRHALRPQYAR from the coding sequence GTGCGCCCGATCGCCACGGTTTGGCAGGCACTCGTCCCGGCAGCGTCGTTCTACTTGGTTCTCGCTGTTGTCGGCACGGTGTTCGCCGTGATAATGCGCAGCCGTCGTTTCACCGTCGTTCCCGCATTGTTCGTGTCGGTCGCGGACGCTGTTCTGCTGTACTCGGTGTTCCTGGTGGGATTCCTGGTCGCCGCCCCGCAGCCCGCCGCCGGGGTGGAGGTGCGGGTGGTGCCGGGCAACGACCTCGGCGTCGCGCTGCAGGCCAGCCCGGGTGATGTGCTGCCGTGGCTGCAACTGCTGGGGAATCTGCTGCTGCTGGCGCCGTTCGGTGCGCTGGCGCCGGTCCGCTTCGCCGGGTTCGGCGGCTGGGGCCGGGTGCTGGCCGGTGCGCTGGCGGTGACCTGCGGGATCGAGTTCTTGCAGTACACCGTGCTCACCGGGCGGGTCGTCTCGGCGGACGACGTGCTGCTGAACACCGCAGGCGCCGTGCTCGGTGCGGTGCTGACCCGCCCGTGGTGGGGCGAGCTCCCGCGCGCCCTCGCCGCCGCCCGGCCTGAGATGCGGAGTCGTCCGCGGCACGCGCTGCGCCCGCAATACGCCCGCTGA